One Bombus vancouverensis nearcticus chromosome 7, iyBomVanc1_principal, whole genome shotgun sequence DNA window includes the following coding sequences:
- the Lrch gene encoding leucine-rich-repeats and calponin homology domain protein isoform X2 → MAMVASNMSGHIQKQLTRSLERILEEAHLSGELKLSGRKLKDFPKVGKTGSSKYNLQDTVIADLSKNRFAELPEEVTEFLFLEKLHLYHNAIRIIPETVVMLQSLNYLDLSRNQLTSLPREICRLPLQTLLVAHNRLASLPDELGRMSALAELDAGCNEITNLPPRMGDLARLRSLDLRSNMIVHLPIELTYLRLVKLDISGNRISVLPNEMRKMKSLVDFRLSDNPLTSPPASLCIRGRTHIFKYLERQAAKHERARGGRARRTPLDVRGHATLDTRTHRRHNVDSGYSTSDGVDKRWSQEIHSAVHDGEIRGLWRQECSPLSITLPHETGVNGSCSGTSTPSTISPGEHTSLEDELGKAMILHDQLEKRKLERSTSENGADVRRPMTSGLYHASITPPGPLESAHLNQAVPVSTNTQSVQPLQTSISNATTSLMNGDEKRPLNHIQTYREYKEALRQQRANEGPSVYRPREQVTPPDNESQSNETDLASSKDALGMVGKQIFNEENATKRPVQKVTPSRINYQNTPIINGSNNEYNNKNGKYLEQPYKKPNSPIKTSSSILSSNTSPGHTPRLVKTAVGYVEGNKSPSRNGGSPKSPRSVTWNSNVPEKYSFTMRREFERAKEEADLIEQLRNHIETRLKMALPEDLAPALTDGVVLCHLANHVRPRSVASIHVPSPAVPKLTMARCRRNVDNFLEACRKIGVDENLVCCASDVLEGGRGVVRVAVTVSELLRFHQSRSPLQTTSSSNVPNHVSA, encoded by the exons ATCTCTCGAAGAACCGTTTCGCCGAATTGCCGGAAGAAGTGACGGAATTTCTGTTCCTCGAAAAGCTGCATCTCTACCACAATGCGATAAGAATAATACCGGAGACTGTGGTGATGCTGCAGTCCCTCAACTACCTCGATCTTAG TCGCAATCAATTGACGTCTCTACCTCGGGAGATATGCAGGCTACCGCTGCAAACGTTATTGGTCGCTCACAACAGACTGGCGTCTCTGCCGGACGAATTGGGCAGAATGTCGGCGTTGGCGGAGCTCGACGCCGGCTGCAACGAAATCACGAACCTGCCCCCTAGGATGGGTGACCTTGCGCGACTTAGGTCCTTAGATTTGAGGAGTAACATGATCGTGCACCTGCCTATAG AACTGACGTACCTGAGACTCGTAAAGCTGGATATCAGTGGCAATCGAATATCCGTGCTTCCAAACGAGATGAGAAAGATGAAGAGCCTGGTCGACTTCCGGCTGTCCGATAATCCTTTGACCTCGCCGCCTGCCTCG CTATGCATTCGCGGGCGAACGCACATCTTCAAATATTTGGAGAGACAGGCGGCGAAACACGAGAGAGCCAGAGGCGGCCGCGCGAGAAGGACACCCTTGGATGTTAGAGGTCACGCGACTCTAGACACGAGAACTCACAGGCGGCACAACGTCGACAGTGGCTATAGCACCAGCGACGGCGTCGACAAACGTTGGTCTCAAGAAATTCACAGCGCG GTGCATGATGGCGAGATTCGAGGGCTGTGGCGTCAAGAATGCTCGCCCCTTTCGATCACGTTGCCGCACGAGACGGGTGTGAATGGATCCTGCAGCGGAACCTCGACTCCTAGTACCATCTCGCCTGGTGAGCACACGTCTCTCGAGGATGAGCTCGGCAAG GCTATGATACTGCACGATCAGTTGGAAAAGAGAAAACTGGAGAGGAGCACCTCGGAGAATGGAGCCGATGTCAGAAGACCGATGACCTCTGGCCTCTACCACGCGTCGATTACGCCACCCGG TCCCCTCGAATCCGCTCATCTGAATCAAGCGGTGCCAGTCTCAACGAACACGCAATCCGTGCAACCGCTGCAAACGTCGATCTCGAACGCTACTACCTCTTTAATGAACGGAGATGAGAAAAGGCCGCTGAATCACATTCAAACTTACAG AGAGTATAAAGAGGCGTTGAGACAACAAAGGGCAAACGAAGGGCCTAGCGTGTACAGGCCACGGGAACAAGTCACTCCGCCAGACAACGAATCGCAGAGCAACGAGACAGACTTGGCTAGCAGTAAAGACGCACTTGGTATGGTCGGTAAACAGATCTTCAACGAGGAAAACGCGACCAAGAGACCAGTACAGAAGGTAACTCCGTCACGCATCAACTATCAGAACACGCCAATTATCAACGGTAGCAATAACGAATACAACAATAAGAACGGAAAGTACCTCGAGCAGCCGTATAAGAAGCCTAATTCGCCAATTAAAACATCTTCGAGCATTTTATCTTCCAACACCAGCCCGGGACACACTCCTAGGCTAGTCAAAACAGCTGTTGGTTACGTAGAAG GTAACAAAAGTCCCAGCAGAAACGGTGGAAGTCCAAAGTCTCCCCGATCGGTTACGTGGAACAGCAACGTGCCAGAGAAGTATTCGTTCACCATGAGAAGGGAGTTTGAACGTGCCAAGGAAGAAGCTGACTTGATCGAGCAGCTCCGAAAC CATATTGAAACGCGGTTGAAGATGGCTCTACCGGAAGATCTTGCTCCGGCGTTAACAGACGGAGTTGTACTCTGTCACTTGGCAAATCACGTAAGACCTCGGTCTGTTGCCAGTATTCACGTTCCTTCGCCAGCTGTG CCCAAGTTGACAATGGCAAGATGCAGGCGTAACGTCGACAATTTTCTTGAGGCGTGTCGAAAGATAGGCGTCGATGAG AATCTCGTGTGCTGCGCTAGCGACGTTCTGGAAGGAGGTCGAGGTGTGGTTCGCGTGGCTGTCACGGTCTCGGAATTGCTCAGGTTCCATCAGTCACGGTCCCCGTTGCAGACCACGTCATCGTCGAACGTGCCGAACCACGTATCCGCTTAG
- the Lrch gene encoding leucine-rich-repeats and calponin homology domain protein isoform X1: MAMVASNMSGHIQKQLTRSLERILEEAHLSGELKLSGRKLKDFPKVGKTGSSKYNLQDTVIADLSKNRFAELPEEVTEFLFLEKLHLYHNAIRIIPETVVMLQSLNYLDLSRNQLTSLPREICRLPLQTLLVAHNRLASLPDELGRMSALAELDAGCNEITNLPPRMGDLARLRSLDLRSNMIVHLPIELTYLRLVKLDISGNRISVLPNEMRKMKSLVDFRLSDNPLTSPPASLCIRGRTHIFKYLERQAAKHERARGGRARRTPLDVRGHATLDTRTHRRHNVDSGYSTSDGVDKRWSQEIHSAVHDGEIRGLWRQECSPLSITLPHETGVNGSCSGTSTPSTISPGEHTSLEDELGKAMILHDQLEKRKLERSTSENGADVRRPMTSGLYHASITPPGPLESAHLNQAVPVSTNTQSVQPLQTSISNATTSLMNGDEKRPLNHIQTYREYKEALRQQRANEGPSVYRPREQVTPPDNESQSNETDLASSKDALGMVGKQIFNEENATKRPVQKVTPSRINYQNTPIINGSNNEYNNKNGKYLEQPYKKPNSPIKTSSSILSSNTSPGHTPRLVKTAVGYVEGNKSPSRNGGSPKSPRSVTWNSNVPEKYSFTMRREFERAKEEADLIEQLRNHIETRLKMALPEDLAPALTDGVVLCHLANHVRPRSVASIHVPSPAVPKLTMARCRRNVDNFLEACRKIGVDEEVLMDADAIMDVGYMDAYGLEALARLVSALLLFRDEGENDTEESAAGSSHTIQDRVLSAMLFATFLSTFVLLYLFPIPD; encoded by the exons ATCTCTCGAAGAACCGTTTCGCCGAATTGCCGGAAGAAGTGACGGAATTTCTGTTCCTCGAAAAGCTGCATCTCTACCACAATGCGATAAGAATAATACCGGAGACTGTGGTGATGCTGCAGTCCCTCAACTACCTCGATCTTAG TCGCAATCAATTGACGTCTCTACCTCGGGAGATATGCAGGCTACCGCTGCAAACGTTATTGGTCGCTCACAACAGACTGGCGTCTCTGCCGGACGAATTGGGCAGAATGTCGGCGTTGGCGGAGCTCGACGCCGGCTGCAACGAAATCACGAACCTGCCCCCTAGGATGGGTGACCTTGCGCGACTTAGGTCCTTAGATTTGAGGAGTAACATGATCGTGCACCTGCCTATAG AACTGACGTACCTGAGACTCGTAAAGCTGGATATCAGTGGCAATCGAATATCCGTGCTTCCAAACGAGATGAGAAAGATGAAGAGCCTGGTCGACTTCCGGCTGTCCGATAATCCTTTGACCTCGCCGCCTGCCTCG CTATGCATTCGCGGGCGAACGCACATCTTCAAATATTTGGAGAGACAGGCGGCGAAACACGAGAGAGCCAGAGGCGGCCGCGCGAGAAGGACACCCTTGGATGTTAGAGGTCACGCGACTCTAGACACGAGAACTCACAGGCGGCACAACGTCGACAGTGGCTATAGCACCAGCGACGGCGTCGACAAACGTTGGTCTCAAGAAATTCACAGCGCG GTGCATGATGGCGAGATTCGAGGGCTGTGGCGTCAAGAATGCTCGCCCCTTTCGATCACGTTGCCGCACGAGACGGGTGTGAATGGATCCTGCAGCGGAACCTCGACTCCTAGTACCATCTCGCCTGGTGAGCACACGTCTCTCGAGGATGAGCTCGGCAAG GCTATGATACTGCACGATCAGTTGGAAAAGAGAAAACTGGAGAGGAGCACCTCGGAGAATGGAGCCGATGTCAGAAGACCGATGACCTCTGGCCTCTACCACGCGTCGATTACGCCACCCGG TCCCCTCGAATCCGCTCATCTGAATCAAGCGGTGCCAGTCTCAACGAACACGCAATCCGTGCAACCGCTGCAAACGTCGATCTCGAACGCTACTACCTCTTTAATGAACGGAGATGAGAAAAGGCCGCTGAATCACATTCAAACTTACAG AGAGTATAAAGAGGCGTTGAGACAACAAAGGGCAAACGAAGGGCCTAGCGTGTACAGGCCACGGGAACAAGTCACTCCGCCAGACAACGAATCGCAGAGCAACGAGACAGACTTGGCTAGCAGTAAAGACGCACTTGGTATGGTCGGTAAACAGATCTTCAACGAGGAAAACGCGACCAAGAGACCAGTACAGAAGGTAACTCCGTCACGCATCAACTATCAGAACACGCCAATTATCAACGGTAGCAATAACGAATACAACAATAAGAACGGAAAGTACCTCGAGCAGCCGTATAAGAAGCCTAATTCGCCAATTAAAACATCTTCGAGCATTTTATCTTCCAACACCAGCCCGGGACACACTCCTAGGCTAGTCAAAACAGCTGTTGGTTACGTAGAAG GTAACAAAAGTCCCAGCAGAAACGGTGGAAGTCCAAAGTCTCCCCGATCGGTTACGTGGAACAGCAACGTGCCAGAGAAGTATTCGTTCACCATGAGAAGGGAGTTTGAACGTGCCAAGGAAGAAGCTGACTTGATCGAGCAGCTCCGAAAC CATATTGAAACGCGGTTGAAGATGGCTCTACCGGAAGATCTTGCTCCGGCGTTAACAGACGGAGTTGTACTCTGTCACTTGGCAAATCACGTAAGACCTCGGTCTGTTGCCAGTATTCACGTTCCTTCGCCAGCTGTG CCCAAGTTGACAATGGCAAGATGCAGGCGTAACGTCGACAATTTTCTTGAGGCGTGTCGAAAGATAGGCGTCGATGAG GAGGTGTTAATGGACGCGGACGCAATCATGGACGTGGGTTACATGGACGCGTACGGGCTGGAGGCTCTGGCGCGTCTCGTCTCCGCTCTTCTCCTTTTCCGCGACGAAGGAGAGAACGATACCGAAGAATCGGCCGCAGGTTCATCCCATACGATTCAGGATCGCGTTCTATCCGCGATGCTTTTTGCCACATTCCTATCCACCTTCGTTCTGCTCTATCTCTTTCCCATTCCCGATTAA
- the Lrch gene encoding leucine-rich-repeats and calponin homology domain protein isoform X3, with protein MLQSLNYLDLSRNQLTSLPREICRLPLQTLLVAHNRLASLPDELGRMSALAELDAGCNEITNLPPRMGDLARLRSLDLRSNMIVHLPIELTYLRLVKLDISGNRISVLPNEMRKMKSLVDFRLSDNPLTSPPASLCIRGRTHIFKYLERQAAKHERARGGRARRTPLDVRGHATLDTRTHRRHNVDSGYSTSDGVDKRWSQEIHSAVHDGEIRGLWRQECSPLSITLPHETGVNGSCSGTSTPSTISPGEHTSLEDELGKAMILHDQLEKRKLERSTSENGADVRRPMTSGLYHASITPPGPLESAHLNQAVPVSTNTQSVQPLQTSISNATTSLMNGDEKRPLNHIQTYREYKEALRQQRANEGPSVYRPREQVTPPDNESQSNETDLASSKDALGMVGKQIFNEENATKRPVQKVTPSRINYQNTPIINGSNNEYNNKNGKYLEQPYKKPNSPIKTSSSILSSNTSPGHTPRLVKTAVGYVEGNKSPSRNGGSPKSPRSVTWNSNVPEKYSFTMRREFERAKEEADLIEQLRNHIETRLKMALPEDLAPALTDGVVLCHLANHVRPRSVASIHVPSPAVPKLTMARCRRNVDNFLEACRKIGVDEEVLMDADAIMDVGYMDAYGLEALARLVSALLLFRDEGENDTEESAAGSSHTIQDRVLSAMLFATFLSTFVLLYLFPIPD; from the exons ATGCTGCAGTCCCTCAACTACCTCGATCTTAG TCGCAATCAATTGACGTCTCTACCTCGGGAGATATGCAGGCTACCGCTGCAAACGTTATTGGTCGCTCACAACAGACTGGCGTCTCTGCCGGACGAATTGGGCAGAATGTCGGCGTTGGCGGAGCTCGACGCCGGCTGCAACGAAATCACGAACCTGCCCCCTAGGATGGGTGACCTTGCGCGACTTAGGTCCTTAGATTTGAGGAGTAACATGATCGTGCACCTGCCTATAG AACTGACGTACCTGAGACTCGTAAAGCTGGATATCAGTGGCAATCGAATATCCGTGCTTCCAAACGAGATGAGAAAGATGAAGAGCCTGGTCGACTTCCGGCTGTCCGATAATCCTTTGACCTCGCCGCCTGCCTCG CTATGCATTCGCGGGCGAACGCACATCTTCAAATATTTGGAGAGACAGGCGGCGAAACACGAGAGAGCCAGAGGCGGCCGCGCGAGAAGGACACCCTTGGATGTTAGAGGTCACGCGACTCTAGACACGAGAACTCACAGGCGGCACAACGTCGACAGTGGCTATAGCACCAGCGACGGCGTCGACAAACGTTGGTCTCAAGAAATTCACAGCGCG GTGCATGATGGCGAGATTCGAGGGCTGTGGCGTCAAGAATGCTCGCCCCTTTCGATCACGTTGCCGCACGAGACGGGTGTGAATGGATCCTGCAGCGGAACCTCGACTCCTAGTACCATCTCGCCTGGTGAGCACACGTCTCTCGAGGATGAGCTCGGCAAG GCTATGATACTGCACGATCAGTTGGAAAAGAGAAAACTGGAGAGGAGCACCTCGGAGAATGGAGCCGATGTCAGAAGACCGATGACCTCTGGCCTCTACCACGCGTCGATTACGCCACCCGG TCCCCTCGAATCCGCTCATCTGAATCAAGCGGTGCCAGTCTCAACGAACACGCAATCCGTGCAACCGCTGCAAACGTCGATCTCGAACGCTACTACCTCTTTAATGAACGGAGATGAGAAAAGGCCGCTGAATCACATTCAAACTTACAG AGAGTATAAAGAGGCGTTGAGACAACAAAGGGCAAACGAAGGGCCTAGCGTGTACAGGCCACGGGAACAAGTCACTCCGCCAGACAACGAATCGCAGAGCAACGAGACAGACTTGGCTAGCAGTAAAGACGCACTTGGTATGGTCGGTAAACAGATCTTCAACGAGGAAAACGCGACCAAGAGACCAGTACAGAAGGTAACTCCGTCACGCATCAACTATCAGAACACGCCAATTATCAACGGTAGCAATAACGAATACAACAATAAGAACGGAAAGTACCTCGAGCAGCCGTATAAGAAGCCTAATTCGCCAATTAAAACATCTTCGAGCATTTTATCTTCCAACACCAGCCCGGGACACACTCCTAGGCTAGTCAAAACAGCTGTTGGTTACGTAGAAG GTAACAAAAGTCCCAGCAGAAACGGTGGAAGTCCAAAGTCTCCCCGATCGGTTACGTGGAACAGCAACGTGCCAGAGAAGTATTCGTTCACCATGAGAAGGGAGTTTGAACGTGCCAAGGAAGAAGCTGACTTGATCGAGCAGCTCCGAAAC CATATTGAAACGCGGTTGAAGATGGCTCTACCGGAAGATCTTGCTCCGGCGTTAACAGACGGAGTTGTACTCTGTCACTTGGCAAATCACGTAAGACCTCGGTCTGTTGCCAGTATTCACGTTCCTTCGCCAGCTGTG CCCAAGTTGACAATGGCAAGATGCAGGCGTAACGTCGACAATTTTCTTGAGGCGTGTCGAAAGATAGGCGTCGATGAG GAGGTGTTAATGGACGCGGACGCAATCATGGACGTGGGTTACATGGACGCGTACGGGCTGGAGGCTCTGGCGCGTCTCGTCTCCGCTCTTCTCCTTTTCCGCGACGAAGGAGAGAACGATACCGAAGAATCGGCCGCAGGTTCATCCCATACGATTCAGGATCGCGTTCTATCCGCGATGCTTTTTGCCACATTCCTATCCACCTTCGTTCTGCTCTATCTCTTTCCCATTCCCGATTAA